The following proteins are encoded in a genomic region of Takifugu rubripes chromosome 9, fTakRub1.2, whole genome shotgun sequence:
- the duox gene encoding dual oxidase 1, whose translation MDLRKWLWSICALLLAVSKYSRCEVTWEVPRFDGWYNSLASARRGAAGAHLVRLTPARYWDGVYLPVQEPLMPNPRRLSSLLAGGPSGLASTRNQTVLSLFFGYHITFEMFDSRTPGCPPEFMNIPVPKGDPVFDPTATGKVLLPFQRGPSDRDSGQNPSNPRSQVNSVTAWLDGSSIYGPSASWSDSLRSFSGGLLASGSEWNMPRQAEGRTFMWSAADPCTGEHGPQGLYELGNAWANENTFTAAEGIIWFRYHNYVASELHREHPGWSDEELFQKARRTVVATFQNIAVYEWLPAHLGDKELPPYPGYQKFVDPGISPEFVAAAIRFGITMVPPGVYMRNKTCHFREVANADGSSSPALRLCNSFWSRQSRNMKTSHDLDDLIFGMASQIAEREDNIVVEDLRDFMYGPLRFTRTDLVAVTVQRGRDFGLRSYADVRNALDLPPVETFEDLNPELSSSNPKLLRDVADLYSGDISKLELFPGGLLESLSGPGPVFSAIILDQFERIRNGDRFWFENRQNGLFTEEEIQKIRRTTFHRVLVKVTSAGAADLQEDVFFWKDGDPCPQPTQLKESMLHPCTNATKLSYFDGSKAGFTVFILVLFLFPAVSFSVAYMVAYQRKYRYRKFQRRRKAGGRAEEPVVGTTACEWQGHQKPLLPVTVEVSEEKRVQVCDRSGAVLRCFDLGVQDHLEVVLSNNRHRKAALLKGSKERHLVLFFDNEARRAAFVQLLHQCSSDVGVKEMREEELLQEALTREQRAQIVETFIRHAFSKVLEIDKCDAGDMSGVSRKKAKEVLQCELTAAEFADALGLKADSLFVDSMFTLADKDGNGSLSFQEFLDVIVIFMKGSSEEKSSLMFSMNDIGGTGSLSKGEFARMLRSFIEISNCTLSKKQAEDAIGAMMTAAGFDHKEKITWEDFHFLLRDHEKELQFAHLNVKGMEKQGGKRLSRDQRVSFICPGSSGGPSEGREIRRRKTVRRPNVYVDPRRERYIRSPVRQKIQHFKRFVENYRRHIVCSALVYGMAAGLCLERCYYYGFQAESTGLPETSVVGVALARGSAAAVSFLFPYMLLTVCRNLITLCRETFLNRYIPFDAAIDFHRFMAMAAIVLSVVHTLAHVVNIYIFSLSDLSILSCLFPKVFRNNGSERPMKWSWWFFQTVPGLTGILLLFTLAFMYVFASRYFRRISFRGFWFTHCLYVVVYALTVIHGSYALIQEPRFHIYLIPPALLFLLDKLISLSRKKLEIPVVRAELLPSGVTHLEFKRPQGFVYRSGQWVRIACLTLGADEYHPFTLTSAPHEDTLSLHIRAVGPWTSQLRELYAEESVLELGAYPKLYLDGPFGEGHQEWDDYEVSVLVGGGIGVTPFASILKDLVFKSSAKSKIRCKKVYFIWVTRTQHQFEWVSDIVREVEEMDTQQLVSVHTYITQVAEKFDLRTTMLYVCERRFQKVWNRSLFTGLRSVTHFGRPPFLSFFNSLQDVHPEVGKIGVFSCGPPGLTKNVEKACQRMNKRDQAHFIHHYENF comes from the exons ATGGATCTGCGTAAATGGCTCTGGAGCATCTGCGCTCTGCTGCTCGCTGTCAGCAAGT ACTCCCGCTGCGAGGTGACCTGGGAGGTCCCGCGCTTCGACGGCTGGTACAACAGTTTGGCCTCTGCCCGGAGGGGAGCTGCAG GCGCTCACCTCGTGCGGCTCACGCCCGCGCGCTACTGGGACGGGGTGTACCTGCCCGTCCAGGAGCCGCTGATGCCGAACCCGCGCAGACTGAGCAGCCTGCTGGCGGGGGGGCCCTCTGGTCTGGCCTCAACACGCAACCAGACCGTGCTCTCTCTGTTCTTTG GTTATCACATCACATTTGAAATGTTTGACTCAAGAACTCCCGGGTGTCCACCTGAATTCATGAACATCCCAGTCCCCAAAGGGGACCCGGTGTTTGACCCCACCGCCACCGGGAAGGTCCTGCTGCCCTTCCAGAGGGGACCCTCGGACAGAGATTCTGGGCAGAATCCCAGTAACCCCCGGTCCCAG GTCAACTCTGTGACAGCATGGCTGGACGGCAGCTCCATCTACGGTCCCTCTGCGTCCTGGTCTGACTCCCTCAGAAGCTTCTCTGGGGGACTTTTGGCCTCGGGCTCTGAGTGGAACATGCCGAGACAGGCGGAGGGACGCACCTTCATGTGGAGCGCTGCAGACCCCTGTACAGGAGAACATGGCCCTCAGGGCCTGTATG AGTTGGGAAACGCCTGGGCCAATGAGAACACCTTCACGGCAGCAGAGGGGATTATCTGGTTTCGCTACCACAATTACGTGGCCTCCGAACTGCACCGGGAACACCCGGGGTGGTCGGACGAAGAGCTGTTTCAAAAGGCGAGGAGGACCGTTGTGGCCACATTTCAg AACATTGCCGTCTACGAATGGCTGCCCGCACATCTGGGAGACAAAGAGCTTCCTCCTTATCCAG GTTATCAGAAATTTGTTGACCCTGGGATCTCCCCAGAGTTTGTAGCCGCCGCCATAAGATTTGGCATCACCATGGTCCCACCTGGTGTTTACATGAG gaacAAAACCTGCCATTTCCGGGAGGTCGCTAACGCCGATGGGAGCTCGTCGCCTGCTCTGCGGCTCTGCAACAGCTTCTGGAGCCGTCAG agCCGCAATATGAAGACAAGCCACGATTTAGATGACCTGATCTTCGGCATGGCTTCCCAAATtgcagagagagaagacaaTATTGTTGTGGAGGACCTGAGAG ACTTCATGTATGGACCACTGAGGTTCACCAGGACGGATCTGGTGGCCGTGACCGTCCAAAGAGGACGTGACTTTGGCCTCCGGAGCTACGCAGACGTCAGAAACGCTCTGGATCTGCCTCCGGTGGAGACCTTTGAGGATCTGAACCCGGAGCTCAGCAGCTCCAACCCAAAG TTGTTACGCGACGTTGCAGACCTTTATAGCGGTGACATCTCAAAACTGGAGCTCTTCCCCGGCGGACTTCTGGAGTCTCTCAGCGGCCCGGGTCCGGTCTTTTCAGCCATCATCCTGGACCAGTttgagcggatcaggaacgggGACCGTTTTTGGTTCGAGAACAGGCAGAACGG GTTGTTTACGGAGGAGGAGATTCAGAAGATCCGCAGGACGACCTTCCATCGCGTCCTTGTCAAGGTCACGAGTGCAGGAGCCGCagatctgcaggaggacgtgttCTTCTGGAAGGATG GTGACCCTTGTCCCCAGCCGACGCAGCTGAAGGAATCGATGCTCCATCCCTGCACCAACGCCACCAAACTGAGTTACTTTGATGGGAGCAAAGCTGGATTCACCGTTTTCATCCTGGTTTTATTCCTCTTTCCTGCGG TTAGTTTCTCGGTGGCCTACATGGTGGCGTACCAACGTAAATACAGATACAGGAAgttccagaggagaagaaaagctgGAGGCAGAGCAGAGGAACCAGTTGTGGGGACCACTG CGTGTGAGTGGCAGGGCCATCAAAAACCTCTGCTCCCTGTCACCGTGGAGGTCAGCGAGGAGAAGAGGGTGCAGGTCTGTGATCGCTCGGGGGCCGTCCTTCGCTGCTTCGACCTGGGCGTCCAGGACCACCTGGAGGTGGTTCTGTCCAACAACCGCCACCGCAAAGCCGCGCTGCTCAAAGGCTCCAAAGAACGCCATCTG GTGCTCTTTTTTGACAACGAGGCCAGACGTGCGGCGTTTGTCCAGCTTCTGCACCAGTGTTCGTCTGACGTTGGGGTGAAAGAGATGCGAGAGGAGGAACTGCTGCAGGAGGCGCTGACCAGAGAGCAGAGGGCCCAGATAGTGGAAACTTTCATCCGACACGCTTTCTCCAAG GTGTTGGAAATAGACAAGTGTGACGCCGGAGACATGAGCGGCGTCTCCCGGAAAAAAGCCAAAGAGGTTCTGCAGTGTGAGCTCACGGCCGCAGAGTTTGCTGATGCGCTGGGCCTCAAAGCCGATTCTTTATTCGTGGACTCCATGTTCACACTGGCAGACAAGGACGGGAACGGCTCCCTCTCCTTCCAGGAGTTCCTGGATGTCATTGTTATCTTTATGAAAG GATCCTCTGAAGAAAAATCCAGCCTCATGTTCTCCATGAATGACATTGGTGGAACTGGTTCCTTAAGTAAAGGGGAATTTGCCAGGATGCTCAG GTCTTTCATTGAAATCTCCAACTGCACGCTGTCTAAGAAGCAGGCCGAGGACGCCATCGGGGCCATGATGACGGCCGCCGGCTTCGACCACAAGGAGAAAATCACATGGGAGGACTTCCATTTCCTCCTGCGGGACCACGAGAAAGAGCTGCAGTTTGCTCACCTTAATGTCAAAG GAATGGAGAAACAGGGAGGGAAGCGTCTCAGTCGAGACCAAAGGGTGTCCTTCATCTGTCCGGGGAGCAG cgGCGGCCCGTCGGAGGGACGAGAGATTCGCAGACGGAAAAC TGTTCGAAGGCCAAACGTGTACGTGGACCCCAGAAGAGAGCGCTACATAAGGAGCCCGGTGCGACAGAAGATCCAGCACTTCAAACGTTTCGTGGAGAATTACCGCCGCCACATCGTTTGCTCCGCCCTCGTCTATGGGATGGCGGCCGGCTTGTGCCTGGAACGGTGTTACT ACTACGGGTTCCAGGCCGAATCGACGGGCCTCCCGGAAACGTCGGTGGTGGGCGTCGCCCTCGCCCGCGGCTCGGCCGCCGCCGtctccttcctgtttccctACATGCTCCTCACCGTGTGTCGCAACCTCATCACGCTGTGCCGGGAGACCTTCCTTAACCGATACATTCCGTTTGACGCCGCCATCGATTTCCATCGCTTCATGGCCATGGCTGCCATCGTCCTCTCAG TCGTCCACACGTTGGCCCACGTCGTCAACATCTACATCTTCTCCTTGAGCGACCTCAGTATCCTGTCTTGCCTCTTCCCCAAAGTCTTTAGAAATAACGG GTCTGAACGTCCCATGAAGTGGTCGTGGTGGTTCTTCCAAACCGTCCCAG GGCTGACAGGCATCCTGCTGCTCTTTACGCTGGCGTTCATGTACGTTTTCGCCTCACGCTATTTCCGCCGCATCAGTTTCCGTGGATTCTGGTTCACGCATTGCCTCTACGTGGTCGTGTACGCGCTC ACGGTCATCCACGGCAGCTACGCCCTGATCCAAGAGCCACGCTTCCACATCTACTTGATCCCGCCTGCGTTGCTCTTCCTGTTGGACAAGCTGATCAGCCTgagcaggaagaagctggagataCCAGTGGTCCGAGCTGAGCTTCTGCCTTCCG GTGTGACGCATCTGGAGTTCAAGAGGCCGCAGGGCTTCGTGTACCGTTCAGGCCAGTGGGTCCGAATAGCATGTCTGACGTTGGGCGCTGACGAGTACCACCCGTTCACGCTGACGTCAGCTCCTCACGAAGACACCTTGAGCCTGCACATCCGAGCGGTGGGGCCCTGGACGAGCCAGCTGCGGGAGCTCTACGCCGAGGAAAGCGTGCTGGAGCTCGGGGCCTATCCGAAG TTGTACTTGGATGGCCCGTTTGGCGAGGGACATCAGGAGTGGGACGACTACGAAGTGTCCGTTCTGGTCGGAGGAGGAATCGGAGTGACGCCGTTCGCCTCCATCTTAAAAGACCTGGTCTTCAAGTCCTCCGCCAAGTCCAAGATTAGGTGTAAGAAG GTTTACTTCATCTGGGTGACGCGAACACAGCATCAGTTCGAGTGGGTGTCGGACATCgtcagggaggtggaggagatggacacCCAGCAGCTCGTCTCGGTCCACACTTACATCACTCAGGTGGCGGAGAAGTTTGACCTGCGCACCACCATGCTG TATGTGTGTGAGCGGCGCTTCCAGAAGGTGTGGAACCGCAGCCTCTTCACCGGCCTCCGATCGGTCACCCACTTTGGCCGACCGCCGTTTCTGTCCTTCTTCAACTCTCTGCAGGACGTCCACCCAGAG GTGGGTAAAATCGGTGTGTTCAGCTGCGGACCGCCAGGACTGACCAAGAACGTTGAGAAAGCTTGTCAGAGGATGAACAAGAGGGACCAGGCTCATTTTATACACCACTATGAAAACTTTTAA
- the duox2 gene encoding dual oxidase maturation factor 1 isoform X1 — MTFYDDIYPFYPLQRTSFTFSGRLLTIALVFLVLAASLLLILPGIRGKSRLLWMFRIVLSFFVGAVIVALNFTCDWAEARMTTTATYKSFSSAVVNAEIGVHVGLYGINVTLKGAPVLQFNETIDYNEMFTWHGTIEEEYEEALEKGLPNPILYIAEKFTSGSTCGLVSQYRLSGRYASATLWIHDAGHGHLRLLLCGLLLYRHGRTDLCFPHRRRLLSHPVQPLFLAGSGYRTALRPHRALGADTQLCDAREDEGGVQHRRLGGGGRRGLPELAPPGWRDDLSDRQGGTNMMADSLSEAFFQPLHEDHFAKCFSSACF, encoded by the exons ATGACTTTCTATGATGACATTTACCCCTTCTATCCTCTGCAAAGGACTTCCTTTACCTTCAGTGGGCGCTTGCTCACCATCGCCCTGGTCTTCCTTGTGCTGGCAGCGagtctcctcctcatcctgcctGGGATCCGAGGGAAGTCG agGCTGCTCTGGATGTTCAGAATAGTTCTCAGCTTCTTCGTTGGTGCGGTGATAGTGG CCCTCAACTTCACGTGCGACTGGGCTGAGGCCCGGATGACCACGACGGCCACCTACAAGTCCTTCAGCAGCGCAGTGGTTAACGCTGAGATCGGCGTGCACGTGGGGCTGTACGGTATCAACGTTACACTGAAAG GGGCCCCCGTCCTGCAGTTCAACGAGACCATCGACTACAATGAGATGTTCACCTGGCACGGCACCATTGAGGAAGAGTATGAGGAAGCTCTGGAGAAAGGTTTACCCAACCCCATCCTCTATATTGCTGAGAAATTCACCAGCGGCAGCACGTGCGGCCTGGTCTCCCAGTACAGACTCTCTGGGCGATACGCCTCCGCAACCCTCTG GATACATGATGCTGGCCACGGCCACCTTCGTCTTCTCCTCTGTGGCCTCCTTCTCTACCGTCATGGACGCACCGATCTGTGTTTTCCACATAGGAGGCGACTCCTTTCACACCCGGTACAGCCACTCTTTCTGGCTGGCTCAGGCTACCG GACTGCTCTGCGCCCTCATCGGGCTCTTGGTGCTGATACTCAACTGTGTGATGCCAGAGAAGATGAGGGAGGCGTTCAGCATCGGCGgcttggaggaggaggacggcgaggGCTACCTGAGCtcgctcctcctggatggcgtGACGACCTCTCCGACAGGCAGGGAG gaaCAAACATGATGGCCGATTCCCTCTCAGAGGCTTTCTTTCAGCCTCTACATGAAGATCATTTTgctaaatgtttttcttctgcctgtttttga
- the duox2 gene encoding dual oxidase maturation factor 1 isoform X2 — protein MTFYDDIYPFYPLQRTSFTFSGRLLTIALVFLVLAASLLLILPGIRGKSRLLWMFRIVLSFFVGAVIVALNFTCDWAEARMTTTATYKSFSSAVVNAEIGVHVGLYGINVTLKGAPVLQFNETIDYNEMFTWHGTIEEEYEEALEKGLPNPILYIAEKFTSGSTCGLVSQYRLSGRYASATLWSAFCCWLLANVLLSMPVVLYAGYMMLATATFVFSSVASFSTVMDAPICVFHIGGDSFHTRYSHSFWLAQATGLLCALIGLLVLILNCVMPEKMREAFSIGGLEEEDGEGYLSSLLLDGVTTSPTGREEQT, from the exons ATGACTTTCTATGATGACATTTACCCCTTCTATCCTCTGCAAAGGACTTCCTTTACCTTCAGTGGGCGCTTGCTCACCATCGCCCTGGTCTTCCTTGTGCTGGCAGCGagtctcctcctcatcctgcctGGGATCCGAGGGAAGTCG agGCTGCTCTGGATGTTCAGAATAGTTCTCAGCTTCTTCGTTGGTGCGGTGATAGTGG CCCTCAACTTCACGTGCGACTGGGCTGAGGCCCGGATGACCACGACGGCCACCTACAAGTCCTTCAGCAGCGCAGTGGTTAACGCTGAGATCGGCGTGCACGTGGGGCTGTACGGTATCAACGTTACACTGAAAG GGGCCCCCGTCCTGCAGTTCAACGAGACCATCGACTACAATGAGATGTTCACCTGGCACGGCACCATTGAGGAAGAGTATGAGGAAGCTCTGGAGAAAGGTTTACCCAACCCCATCCTCTATATTGCTGAGAAATTCACCAGCGGCAGCACGTGCGGCCTGGTCTCCCAGTACAGACTCTCTGGGCGATACGCCTCCGCAACCCTCTG GTCTGCGTTCTGTTGCTGGTTGCTCGCCAACGTCCTCCTCAGCATGCCGGTGGTCCTGTATGCAGGATACATGATGCTGGCCACGGCCACCTTCGTCTTCTCCTCTGTGGCCTCCTTCTCTACCGTCATGGACGCACCGATCTGTGTTTTCCACATAGGAGGCGACTCCTTTCACACCCGGTACAGCCACTCTTTCTGGCTGGCTCAGGCTACCG GACTGCTCTGCGCCCTCATCGGGCTCTTGGTGCTGATACTCAACTGTGTGATGCCAGAGAAGATGAGGGAGGCGTTCAGCATCGGCGgcttggaggaggaggacggcgaggGCTACCTGAGCtcgctcctcctggatggcgtGACGACCTCTCCGACAGGCAGGGAG gaaCAAACATGA